One genomic window of Geobacter anodireducens includes the following:
- a CDS encoding conjugal transfer protein TraL: MRFRFPTYLTQPYQILWFEIDDLMFFLMSIIVAQAIGGWSWLGVILVPWGCTKLKRNYPRGFGKHVLYYLGLIKMSNYPDYFIKEFVE; encoded by the coding sequence ATGCGATTTAGATTTCCAACATACCTGACTCAGCCATATCAAATTTTATGGTTCGAAATTGATGATCTGATGTTTTTCCTGATGTCAATCATTGTTGCTCAAGCCATAGGAGGCTGGAGCTGGCTTGGCGTGATTCTCGTCCCCTGGGGCTGTACAAAGCTCAAGAGAAACTATCCCAGGGGGTTTGGCAAGCATGTCCTTTACTATCTCGGACTTATTAAGATGTCAAACTACCCCGATTACTTCATAAAGGAATTTGTGGAATGA
- a CDS encoding conjugal transfer protein TraG: MARDDSLLIGSGSNLDNPTRIQPILISEEHRRRGMMVVGTTGVGKTRLEENFIEHDILSGKSVVCIDPKGDQALFAKIYDTARQAKRLDELQLVSVIYPEYSAVIDPMAYYFMVDELVGHITAAIPPSKEEFFKQLATAISTVAITANIIIAKHEGRLPNQNLDHIRQSVRRKSLEETKEMLVRIGTDEAVRIAGMIEDLLCSDQEHFAKVSMSLQTTLMTLSSGNIGKIIGQADSNRFIKRLEEGKRVILVVHTGALMVREASSILSRLLVSMIQGHIGRVYNSNKQRLNHPLSIHIDEAHNVLYDGFENLTAMAGSANVMTTLYVQDIAQLKAAMKNEELAQVVLNTCNTKIFLRCPDAVTSEYVVKHFGTKNVLAGIYGTNQVTTREIEQEAVKTYDVLSLQPREFLMTSYNGRWRGITTDVSDSRLKIIFPSAPALLSPVTVEEGTVEGSA; encoded by the coding sequence ATCGCAAGGGACGACTCTCTGTTGATCGGTTCGGGATCCAACCTGGATAACCCCACTCGCATTCAGCCAATCTTGATTTCCGAGGAGCACCGCCGGCGGGGAATGATGGTTGTGGGAACAACCGGTGTCGGTAAGACAAGGCTTGAAGAGAACTTCATCGAGCACGACATCCTGAGCGGAAAGTCCGTGGTCTGTATCGACCCGAAAGGTGATCAGGCCCTCTTCGCGAAGATCTACGATACTGCACGACAGGCAAAACGGCTCGACGAACTCCAGCTGGTCTCCGTGATCTATCCTGAATACTCCGCCGTCATCGATCCAATGGCCTACTACTTCATGGTCGACGAGCTGGTCGGACACATAACCGCGGCCATCCCGCCATCCAAGGAAGAATTCTTCAAGCAGCTGGCAACTGCTATCTCCACCGTGGCCATCACAGCCAACATCATCATTGCCAAGCACGAGGGAAGGCTCCCCAACCAGAACCTCGACCACATTCGACAGAGTGTCCGAAGGAAGAGCCTGGAAGAAACAAAGGAGATGCTGGTCAGAATAGGTACCGACGAAGCGGTTCGGATTGCCGGCATGATCGAGGATCTCCTGTGCAGCGACCAGGAGCACTTTGCCAAGGTCTCCATGTCCCTACAGACCACACTCATGACTCTATCCAGCGGCAACATCGGCAAGATCATCGGCCAAGCCGATTCAAACCGGTTCATCAAGCGCCTGGAAGAGGGGAAGCGGGTCATCCTCGTCGTTCACACGGGAGCGCTCATGGTTCGTGAGGCGTCTTCCATCCTGAGCCGGTTGCTGGTGTCCATGATCCAGGGCCATATAGGGCGAGTCTATAACTCCAACAAGCAGCGTCTTAACCATCCCCTGTCCATCCACATCGACGAGGCTCACAACGTCCTTTATGACGGCTTCGAGAACCTCACGGCCATGGCCGGATCGGCGAACGTCATGACAACACTGTACGTTCAGGACATAGCACAGCTCAAGGCGGCCATGAAAAACGAAGAGCTGGCCCAGGTTGTACTGAACACCTGCAACACGAAGATATTCCTCCGCTGCCCGGACGCCGTGACCAGTGAGTACGTGGTCAAGCACTTTGGGACCAAGAACGTACTTGCGGGCATCTACGGCACAAACCAGGTCACAACCCGCGAGATAGAGCAGGAAGCGGTGAAGACATACGATGTGTTGAGTTTGCAGCCCCGTGAGTTCCTGATGACCTCTTACAACGGCCGGTGGAGGGGAATTACCACCGATGTATCAGACTCCAGGCTGAAGATCATCTTTCCCTCGGCACCGGCTCTGCTCTCACCAGTGACCGTTGAAGAGGGGACTGTCGAAGGTTCCGCCTGA
- a CDS encoding DNA polymerase III subunit epsilon: MNANNELDKALQVLESSGDFKILRRLDIDKDPRLSGSRVPERAKIGLCLDTETTGFRFPDDKIIEVGLVAFEYDMVSCEITRVIDRYSAFEDPETPLTPEVIKVTGITDEMLKGKRFDDDMVNALVKRADLVIAHNAAFDRPFIERRFPAFESLPWACSLSQIDWAGEFITSRPLEYLLFKCGGYFIDAHRALNDAEGLLGLLVEDLPDSGVPVFKTLLAAARQTTSRIQAVGAPFESKDTLKQRNYRWNDGTNGKPKCWWKDLPTEQESEELAFLGEFVYGGNTSSVVISRINAYSRFSGRE, from the coding sequence ATGAATGCAAACAATGAATTGGATAAAGCGCTTCAGGTCTTGGAGTCCTCCGGGGACTTCAAAATCCTTCGTAGACTCGACATTGACAAGGATCCGCGGCTTTCCGGCAGTCGGGTTCCCGAGAGAGCCAAAATCGGTCTCTGCCTTGATACAGAAACGACTGGATTCCGATTCCCAGACGACAAGATAATTGAGGTCGGGCTGGTAGCGTTCGAATACGACATGGTGAGCTGCGAAATTACCCGTGTCATTGATCGCTACTCTGCATTCGAGGACCCAGAGACACCGCTCACTCCTGAAGTGATAAAGGTTACGGGAATAACGGATGAAATGCTGAAGGGAAAGAGGTTCGACGACGACATGGTGAATGCCCTCGTCAAGCGGGCAGACCTCGTAATCGCGCACAATGCCGCGTTCGACCGCCCATTCATCGAGAGACGCTTCCCAGCCTTTGAATCACTCCCTTGGGCATGTTCCCTGTCGCAAATCGACTGGGCCGGCGAGTTCATCACCTCGAGGCCGCTGGAATACCTCCTATTCAAGTGCGGCGGGTATTTCATTGATGCTCACCGGGCCTTGAACGACGCCGAGGGGTTGCTCGGCTTGCTCGTGGAGGACCTACCCGATTCAGGAGTACCAGTATTCAAGACCCTTCTGGCCGCAGCACGGCAAACGACCAGCAGAATTCAGGCGGTTGGAGCTCCATTTGAGTCAAAGGATACTCTCAAGCAGCGCAACTATCGCTGGAATGACGGAACGAACGGCAAGCCGAAATGTTGGTGGAAGGATCTGCCGACGGAACAGGAATCCGAGGAACTGGCCTTTCTGGGAGAATTTGTCTATGGCGGAAATACAAGCAGCGTTGTCATATCAAGAATTAACGCCTATTCCCGCTTTTCCGGACGTGAGTGA
- a CDS encoding conjugal transfer protein → MTHVFSMLFGKRGGVTKKELQRLTERESFSKYLPWIAYDPESHLYLLADDCYGFAWECSPLFFAGENTVLTLEGLFGGDLPPESVIQFVLHGDPHIDPLLDDYKRKKTLDSDVVRLVTDSLSDFYRRGVTGLPNMAGIPLRKFRLFVSVKFPQKWAEKADTRQTWSMISEILHGASLHPCPLTPSMLLDWGRRLFNDKPSLQNDYYDDNIPIRSQMLLGTRVEKKFNTLHIDGKIFRCITPKTWPQEIDPLHINKLFGGIRGLMSDGEQLKTPFIYCMTVLMENQKNKLHTKCNFILKQQGVGSFAPSLERKKGEYLWAVDELERGKKFLRIVPALWVYSDDEWKVNESLTRAKVIWETNGYVMQEDKGILVPLFISSLPHGFYNVGNNANTLERDFIAPSQTIAAAIPCQGDFAGFGTPSMLLVGRKGELFGFDLFAKGADNFNGFCVAGSGSGKSVFANSLICNMRAEGSIIRIMDIGRSMKKLAKMFGARYMEFAEDSIDCLNPFTHVTDDTSLQTIIPVVAQMAFSTGASMPTELDMSLLDMAVQWAFDNEGNDAGITTVYRYLSEFDELVGTDSHEIREAAKKLSFNLGNWANDGVYAKYFNGKATFNIASDEMVVLELGRIKSLSNLYKVVTQLVINEVAIDAYHSPGDRRRFILMDEAHQYLGESSHIKGTIEGFYRMLRKHTAGSFVISQSVLDLNRFGAVGDVILNNSAYKFYLKSDDYEKALNMKLIDYDKFTMDLLKSVTTNKPNYSEIFMHTPFGKGIGRLVLDPFSYYAYTSDGEEVAEIESMVDRGLSYADAIRAMVAKYRN, encoded by the coding sequence ATGACACATGTGTTTTCGATGCTGTTTGGAAAGCGTGGCGGGGTGACGAAGAAGGAACTGCAGAGGCTCACGGAGCGTGAATCATTCTCGAAGTATCTCCCTTGGATTGCCTACGATCCAGAGTCTCACCTCTATCTACTTGCCGATGACTGCTACGGTTTCGCCTGGGAGTGTTCCCCCCTTTTTTTTGCCGGCGAGAATACCGTATTGACGCTTGAAGGGTTGTTCGGGGGGGATCTTCCCCCGGAGTCGGTGATCCAGTTTGTCCTGCACGGAGACCCGCACATCGATCCCCTCCTGGACGATTATAAGCGCAAAAAAACATTGGATAGCGATGTAGTTCGCCTCGTTACAGATTCTCTTTCTGACTTCTATCGCAGAGGAGTCACCGGATTGCCGAACATGGCCGGCATTCCGCTCAGGAAATTCAGATTGTTCGTCTCAGTGAAATTCCCTCAGAAGTGGGCGGAGAAGGCGGACACCAGGCAAACATGGTCAATGATAAGCGAAATACTGCATGGAGCCTCGCTGCATCCCTGTCCTTTGACCCCGAGCATGTTGCTCGATTGGGGTCGCCGGCTGTTTAACGACAAACCTTCGCTTCAAAACGACTATTACGACGACAACATCCCGATACGGAGCCAAATGCTGCTCGGGACGAGGGTTGAGAAGAAATTCAACACACTGCACATTGACGGAAAGATATTTCGGTGCATCACGCCCAAGACTTGGCCACAAGAGATCGATCCGCTGCACATCAACAAACTGTTTGGTGGCATCCGCGGACTGATGAGCGACGGCGAGCAATTGAAAACCCCCTTCATCTACTGCATGACGGTCCTGATGGAGAACCAGAAGAACAAACTTCATACCAAGTGTAACTTTATCCTTAAGCAGCAGGGTGTCGGTTCTTTCGCTCCATCGCTTGAGCGAAAGAAGGGTGAGTATCTATGGGCCGTAGACGAACTCGAAAGGGGCAAAAAATTCCTGCGGATCGTTCCGGCCTTGTGGGTTTATTCCGATGATGAATGGAAAGTCAACGAATCCCTAACGCGGGCAAAAGTGATCTGGGAGACGAACGGGTATGTAATGCAGGAGGATAAGGGCATTCTTGTTCCGCTCTTCATTTCGTCGCTGCCGCACGGTTTTTATAACGTCGGAAACAATGCCAATACTCTTGAGCGTGACTTTATCGCCCCGTCACAAACAATTGCCGCGGCTATCCCGTGCCAGGGTGACTTCGCCGGATTCGGCACTCCTTCGATGCTGCTTGTCGGGCGGAAAGGAGAACTGTTCGGTTTTGACCTGTTCGCCAAGGGGGCTGACAACTTTAACGGTTTCTGCGTTGCCGGTTCCGGATCAGGAAAGTCGGTCTTTGCAAACTCGCTCATCTGTAATATGCGGGCTGAAGGAAGCATTATCAGGATCATGGATATCGGCAGGTCCATGAAGAAGCTGGCCAAGATGTTCGGGGCCCGATACATGGAATTTGCCGAAGACTCGATTGATTGTCTTAACCCATTCACTCACGTCACTGATGACACAAGTCTGCAGACGATTATCCCGGTCGTAGCGCAGATGGCCTTCTCTACAGGGGCTTCCATGCCCACGGAACTGGACATGAGCCTTCTCGACATGGCAGTGCAATGGGCCTTTGACAACGAGGGAAACGACGCTGGGATCACTACAGTTTACCGATATCTCAGCGAATTTGATGAACTGGTAGGCACTGACAGCCACGAGATCCGCGAGGCGGCGAAGAAGCTGTCATTCAACCTCGGAAATTGGGCGAATGACGGGGTCTACGCGAAGTATTTCAACGGGAAGGCGACCTTCAACATTGCCTCTGATGAAATGGTGGTTCTTGAGCTGGGGCGCATTAAAAGCCTGAGCAACCTCTACAAGGTAGTTACCCAGCTCGTCATCAATGAGGTGGCGATCGACGCTTATCATTCCCCGGGAGACCGCAGGCGCTTCATACTGATGGACGAGGCCCACCAGTATCTTGGCGAGTCCAGCCACATCAAGGGGACGATCGAGGGTTTCTACCGGATGCTCCGTAAGCATACCGCCGGCTCGTTCGTCATTAGCCAGTCGGTGCTCGATCTCAACAGGTTCGGAGCAGTCGGTGATGTCATCCTCAACAACAGCGCCTACAAGTTCTACCTCAAGAGCGATGATTACGAGAAGGCGCTGAACATGAAATTGATCGACTATGACAAATTCACCATGGACTTGCTCAAAAGCGTGACAACGAACAAGCCGAACTACTCCGAGATATTCATGCACACCCCGTTTGGCAAAGGTATCGGTCGTTTGGTTCTCGACCCGTTTTCTTACTACGCCTACACATCGGACGGTGAAGAAGTCGCCGAGATCGAGTCTATGGTTGACAGGGGATTGTCGTATGCGGACGCAATACGCGCAATGGTGGCGAAATATCGGAATTAG
- a CDS encoding transglycosylase, producing the protein MRRTVTIILTLAALPSAVWGFCFQEAGEEYGVAPEILYNIASVESSFKPTVIHWNTNGTYDYGLMGINSKWTEWSPYIRKMWPYLGDPCINVKAGAWILSKCIKDYGYTWQGIGCYNSRTPEFNREYAQKIFKSMVKHRREGRVLLATTKHREPERQKHPTPWEEVFSHDSE; encoded by the coding sequence ATGAGGCGAACTGTAACGATCATACTTACGCTTGCGGCGCTACCTTCAGCCGTCTGGGGATTTTGCTTCCAAGAGGCAGGTGAGGAGTATGGCGTCGCTCCGGAGATCCTTTACAACATCGCCAGTGTGGAGAGTTCCTTTAAACCTACGGTCATACATTGGAACACCAATGGAACCTATGACTACGGGCTCATGGGGATCAACTCCAAATGGACAGAATGGTCGCCATACATCCGGAAAATGTGGCCTTACTTGGGAGACCCCTGCATCAACGTGAAGGCCGGAGCCTGGATACTCTCGAAGTGCATCAAGGACTACGGCTACACCTGGCAGGGCATCGGCTGCTACAACAGCAGAACTCCGGAATTCAACCGGGAATACGCTCAGAAAATCTTCAAGTCGATGGTGAAGCATCGCAGAGAGGGACGCGTTCTGTTGGCAACGACCAAGCACAGGGAACCTGAACGGCAAAAGCATCCGACCCCCTGGGAGGAAGTTTTCAGTCATGATTCCGAATGA
- a CDS encoding LexA family transcriptional regulator, producing MENLTPRQQEVLTFIGDFLAANGYPPTIREIAAHLKVNGTLGVMKHLEALERKGYLRRESGSSRGVSLMGQAARSVSLPVVGVVRAGMLQPAIEDIEGYLAIDQAQIKGGKFFLRVKGDSMVNAAILDGDLALIRPQPTAANNDIVVAMVDGEATLKAFYRERGQIRLQPRNPNMEPIVVREGEGEVTIVGKVVGIFRTLE from the coding sequence ATCGAGAACCTCACCCCCCGACAGCAGGAAGTGCTCACCTTCATCGGTGACTTCCTCGCTGCCAATGGCTACCCGCCGACGATCAGAGAGATCGCCGCGCATCTCAAGGTGAACGGCACCCTCGGGGTCATGAAGCATCTGGAAGCCTTGGAGCGCAAGGGGTACCTTCGGCGAGAGTCCGGCAGCTCGCGCGGTGTTTCTCTCATGGGCCAGGCTGCTAGGTCGGTATCGTTGCCAGTCGTCGGAGTGGTGCGGGCCGGGATGCTTCAACCGGCGATCGAGGACATCGAGGGGTATCTCGCCATCGATCAGGCCCAGATCAAAGGAGGGAAGTTTTTCTTGCGGGTAAAGGGAGACTCCATGGTTAATGCCGCCATCCTCGACGGCGATCTCGCCCTGATCCGCCCCCAACCCACCGCGGCCAACAACGACATCGTCGTTGCCATGGTCGACGGCGAGGCGACCCTCAAGGCGTTTTACCGGGAGCGGGGCCAAATCCGCCTTCAGCCCCGCAACCCGAACATGGAGCCGATCGTTGTCCGCGAGGGGGAAGGGGAGGTGACGATCGTGGGGAAGGTTGTCGGTATCTTTCGGACGCTGGAATGA
- a CDS encoding thioredoxin has product MGHGPKDLGELWDDMRARAFRRPTEQNVRDFWRVNEVTRKKAFAFTAVSDYTWQKNPELTTKGDYPITNPGRTAQVTMSEAEKRNKLAANRETFALVMFTKPGCGYCTEQAGILKWFTQSTGWTVKTVDITQNPAIAARFGVSITPTIILIQKGNQDYFPVTAGVASADEITDRTFKAVRVLNKEVTPEQFDMYEFQRGGGYDVTNKSR; this is encoded by the coding sequence GTGGGACATGGACCGAAAGACCTCGGGGAGCTCTGGGATGACATGCGGGCCCGTGCATTCCGCAGGCCCACCGAGCAGAATGTCCGCGACTTCTGGCGTGTCAACGAAGTGACCAGAAAGAAAGCCTTCGCCTTCACGGCAGTCAGCGACTACACCTGGCAAAAAAATCCAGAGCTGACTACAAAGGGCGACTACCCGATCACCAATCCCGGCCGTACCGCTCAGGTCACCATGAGTGAAGCGGAGAAACGAAACAAGCTCGCGGCCAACCGCGAGACATTCGCACTCGTTATGTTCACCAAGCCGGGATGTGGCTACTGTACAGAACAGGCCGGCATCCTCAAGTGGTTTACCCAGTCAACCGGCTGGACGGTCAAGACCGTCGATATCACTCAGAACCCCGCCATTGCGGCTCGGTTCGGTGTTTCGATAACTCCGACCATCATCCTGATTCAAAAGGGGAACCAGGACTATTTCCCGGTTACCGCAGGAGTTGCGTCGGCCGACGAAATAACGGACCGGACCTTCAAGGCCGTGCGGGTTCTCAATAAGGAAGTCACCCCCGAACAGTTCGACATGTACGAATTTCAGCGGGGTGGTGGCTATGATGTGACGAACAAATCGAGATGA